Proteins encoded together in one Colius striatus isolate bColStr4 chromosome 3, bColStr4.1.hap1, whole genome shotgun sequence window:
- the RASL11B gene encoding ras-like protein family member 11B translates to MRLTQSMCTIAECAPGGDGCPAAARTRLVKIAVVGGSGVGKTALVVRFLTRRFIGDYERNAGNLYSRHIQIDGEMLAIQVQDTPGVQIHEHSLHCSEQLNRCIRWADALVIVFSITDYKSYELLSHLYHHVRQLHPGNAVPVVIVANKADLLHIKEVDPQHGLQLANMLGCTFYEVSVSENYNDVFNAFHLLCKEVSKQQTTSTPERRRTSLIPRPKSPNMQDLKRRFKQALSAKVRTVTSV, encoded by the exons ATGCGCCTGACGCAGAGCATGTGCACCATCGCGGAGTGCGCGCCCGGCGGCGACGgctgccccgccgccgcccggacCCGCCTCGTCAAGATCGCCGTGGTGGGCGGCAGCGGCGTGGGCAAGACAG CGCTGGTGGTGCGGTTCCTCACCCGGCGGTTCATCGGTGACTACGAGAGGAACGCAG GTAACCTCTACAGCAGGCACATCCAGATAGATGGAGAGATGTTGGCTATTCAAGTGCAAGATACTCCGGGAGTTCAG atccACGAACACAGTCTGCATTGCAGCGAGCAGTTGAACAGATGCATTCGGTGGGCGGATGCCCTGGTGATAGTCTTCTCCATCACAGACTATAAGAGCTATGAACTACTCAGTCACCTTTACCATCATGTTCGACAGCTACATCCAGGGAACGCAGTCCCTGTTGTCATTGTGGCAAACAAAGCTGACCTCTTGCATATCAAAGAGGTAGATCCTCAGCATGGACTTCAGCTGGCCAACATGCTGGGCTGTACTTTCTACGAAGTGTCTGTCAGTGAAAACTATAACGATGTCTTCAATGCCTTCCACCTCCTCTGTAAAGAGGTCAGCAAACAGCAAACTACCAGCACCCCtgagaggaggagaacctctcttatTCCACGGCCAAAATCGCCCAACATGCAGGATCTGAAGAGAAGGTTTAAGCAAGCTTTGTCTGCCAAAGTCAGGACTGTTACTTCTGTTTGA